Within Candidatus Bipolaricaulota bacterium, the genomic segment CCGCAGCTGATCGTGGGGCTCCGATACCGCCGGATGCAGGAGATGTTCGTTGCAAGCCCTATAGGGCCAGTGCCCTACGCTCTAGGAACCGCTATCTCCCGCCTTCTCTATGTCTTACCCTTAATCGTATTGGTCTTAGCCCTGCTAGTGCTAACGGGACTCCCCGTGGGGAAGCTTCCGCCAATCCTTGCGGTCCTCTCCGTGACGTGGCTCATCGGTAGCATGCTGGGGTTTACAGTAGCTACTTACGTGCGCAATCCTATGCATATTTCCGCTGTGTCCAACCTCCTGGGCCTGCTCCTCACGTTGATACCTCCGGTCTACTACCCTTTGAGCCTAGTACCAAAGAGTGTGCAGTGGCTTGCCTTACTTGTGCCCACCACTCACGCAGCCCAGTTGGTCCGGATCTACGTTGGCGCTGTGCGGGTCAAGGCTGGAAGTCTGGCCTTGAGCTGGGCCGTCCTGGGAGCATACGCTGCACTCTTTCTCCTGCTGGTAGCTACCCGGGCACGCTGGCACGAACCGTGATTGGGTACAACGGACGCACTGACACATTCAACAACAGCTAGAAAGCATGATTCGAAATCACCCCGCCTACGGGTCTTGTAAGATCATCTCGGAAAGCGAGGTGATGGATGTGGAAAAGGCAAAGACTATTCAAGTTCCAGGTCGTACTGGAAGCGCTGAAATATCACTGGCCGGGTTAGTATCCCCGGGGCAGGAAGATACTGAAAGGCGGCACTCAAGGATGGAAAATGTGAGCTAAAAATCAAGCTCAAATTCGATGGAGAGCTCATCCAGCCCCAGCTTCGTGCATGTGAGATCTATGTCGAATGAAATCAGGTCGTTCTCCCAGTAGCTCTCTACCTCGTATTCTTCGTCGTCAAGGTCGAAGGAGAGGTCAAGATCCCATCTTGTATCACCGGTCACGTAGCGCTTCATGGTGCAAGAGATCTGCTGCTTTATGAAGTCGAGACCAACCTTCCAGCCCTGGGCGTAGAAGGATACCTTCGCGGTACTGGTGGTGAGTGGCTGTGTCGCCTCGATGACGATATCAGCCTCGTACCCGCTGTCCTCCGTAGCCTCGTATTCGCCGTACCATTCATACTCACCCGCTTCGCCCTCCTCCCAGTCGAAGGAGAACTCCGCCCACACCTTATCTGCGCTGAAATCCCGGTCATAGCTCCACGCGGTAAGGTGCAGATCATCATAGGTGAATGAGAAGTCCCCGAGGGATGTCTTCCCCGTTAACAACTGCTCGCAGCTCACCTGACCATCGGTCGCTGATGGATCAATATTGATCGTCGATCTCAGGGTCCATCCCGAGAGGGGAGAGAAGGTGGCCTTCCCCTTGAAGGATGAGAAACTGAACAGCTCAGTGAACTCCGGCGTCAGTTGCACGCTGAATTCATCAGTCTCATATGAGACATCCAGCGACCATGAGAAT encodes:
- a CDS encoding ABC transporter permease, with the translated sequence PQLIVGLRYRRMQEMFVASPIGPVPYALGTAISRLLYVLPLIVLVLALLVLTGLPVGKLPPILAVLSVTWLIGSMLGFTVATYVRNPMHISAVSNLLGLLLTLIPPVYYPLSLVPKSVQWLALLVPTTHAAQLVRIYVGAVRVKAGSLALSWAVLGAYAALFLLLVATRARWHEP